A region of Mycolicibacterium brumae DNA encodes the following proteins:
- a CDS encoding antitoxin — protein sequence MRTTLSLDDDVLLAVKERARREKRTAGEVLSDLARHALQQHSAESGRATGDLHGFEPFGRRGPAVSNALVDKLRDEEAV from the coding sequence ATGCGCACCACACTCTCCCTGGACGACGACGTGCTGCTCGCGGTGAAGGAGCGGGCACGCCGGGAGAAGCGCACCGCCGGCGAGGTGCTCTCCGACCTGGCTCGACACGCTCTGCAGCAGCACAGCGCCGAATCCGGGCGAGCGACGGGCGACCTCCACGGCTTCGAACCGTTCGGGCGCCGCGGACCCGCGGTCTCGAACGCGTTGGTCGACAAACTGCGTGACGAGGAAGCCGTGTGA
- a CDS encoding HNH endonuclease signature motif containing protein produces the protein MSSNAYADREAIFAALAQAETAHRVLASASLDALSAEEVLEVLARREALAWRAPAVDHRLLARLVVDGNPGVLGAANLTLVLEERLRISRGVARRRLAEAADLGPRVALDGQPLEPVMPTVAQGAAAGVIGPEQIAIVRDTYAKIPAAVDPETRADAEKELAELAASYGPAHLQKLATVLLMVLDPDGDFADRRRAAKRGLSVGAQTHDGMRNLRASLTPEAWATLEPILEKLAAPGMCNPEDEHPCVSGTPSEDQIQGDKRTVSQRNHDALVAAMRALLASGDLGQHNGLPVTVIVTTTLAELEAAAHGGAPADLGTAPTVEPSATTSQPPACYVPAALTGWAVTAGGSFLPMSDLLRMASHAIHYLTVFDGHGRALWLGRTKRLANADQRIVLYARDKGCTKPGCTHSAYRCQAHHLTPYGRGREGRTDIDDLGLACGRDNTMADTHNWTTHLNTDGRVEWTPPKHLNHGQPRVNPYHQPADMLAHFHKRFRHQHPPGTDPPHGSKS, from the coding sequence ATGAGCAGCAACGCCTACGCCGATCGGGAGGCGATCTTCGCCGCCCTCGCGCAGGCCGAAACTGCCCACCGAGTGTTGGCTTCGGCGTCCCTCGACGCACTGTCCGCCGAGGAGGTGTTGGAGGTGCTGGCCCGCCGGGAGGCGCTGGCCTGGCGGGCGCCGGCGGTCGACCATCGGCTGCTGGCGCGGTTGGTGGTCGACGGCAATCCGGGGGTGTTGGGGGCGGCGAACCTGACCCTCGTGTTGGAGGAGCGTCTGCGGATCTCCCGGGGTGTCGCCCGACGGCGGCTGGCTGAGGCCGCTGACCTCGGGCCGCGGGTCGCGTTGGATGGGCAACCCCTGGAACCGGTCATGCCCACCGTGGCGCAGGGGGCGGCGGCGGGGGTGATCGGCCCCGAGCAGATCGCGATCGTGCGGGACACCTATGCCAAGATCCCCGCCGCCGTCGATCCGGAGACCCGGGCTGACGCCGAGAAGGAGTTGGCGGAGTTGGCCGCCTCCTACGGGCCGGCGCACCTACAGAAACTCGCGACCGTGCTGCTGATGGTTTTGGATCCCGATGGGGATTTCGCCGATCGGCGGCGGGCCGCCAAACGCGGCCTCAGTGTTGGTGCGCAGACTCATGATGGGATGCGCAACCTCCGCGCCAGCCTCACCCCCGAAGCCTGGGCCACGTTGGAGCCGATCCTGGAGAAGTTGGCGGCGCCAGGCATGTGCAACCCCGAGGACGAACACCCCTGCGTCTCCGGAACCCCGTCGGAAGACCAGATCCAAGGCGACAAGCGGACCGTCTCGCAACGCAACCACGACGCCCTCGTCGCCGCCATGCGCGCACTGCTGGCCTCCGGAGACCTCGGGCAACACAACGGGCTACCCGTCACCGTCATCGTCACCACCACCTTGGCGGAATTGGAGGCCGCCGCCCACGGCGGGGCGCCCGCCGACCTCGGGACGGCGCCGACCGTGGAGCCCAGCGCGACCACCAGTCAGCCCCCGGCCTGCTACGTCCCCGCCGCGCTCACGGGGTGGGCCGTCACCGCGGGTGGATCGTTCCTGCCGATGAGTGATCTCCTGCGGATGGCGTCGCATGCCATCCATTACCTCACCGTCTTCGACGGCCACGGCCGGGCACTATGGCTCGGACGGACCAAACGCCTGGCCAATGCTGACCAGCGGATCGTCTTGTACGCCCGGGACAAGGGGTGTACGAAGCCCGGCTGCACCCACAGTGCCTACCGCTGCCAAGCACACCACCTGACCCCCTACGGGCGGGGCCGAGAAGGCCGCACCGACATCGACGATCTCGGCCTGGCCTGCGGCAGGGACAACACCATGGCCGACACCCACAACTGGACCACCCACCTCAACACCGACGGCCGCGTCGAATGGACCCCGCCGAAACACCTCAACCACGGCCAACCCCGGGTCAACCCGTATCACCAACCCGCCGACATGCTCGCCCACTTCCACAAACGCTTCCGACACCAACACCCACCCGGGACAGACCCACCCCACGGCTCAAAAAGCTAG
- the argS gene encoding arginine--tRNA ligase, translating to MTPADLAELLKSTAATVLTEHDLDAAALPETVTVERPRNPEHGDYATNLALQLGKKVGANPRELAGWLAEALRAAPGIADAEIAGPGFVNLRIDATAQGQIVQDVLDAGDSYGGGDELGEQKINLEFVSANPTGPIHIGGTRWAAVGDALGRMLAARGAEVCREYYFNDHGAQIDRFARSLMAAAHGEPAPEDGYAGDYIADIAQRVIARVPDVLSQPPAEQQETFRSVGVDLMFTHIKESLHEFGTDFDVFTHEDSMHTSGMVTEAIARLRANNAIYEKDGATWLRTTDYGDDKDRVVIKSDGEPAYIAGDLAYYLDKRERGFGLCIYMLGADHHGYIARLKAAAQAFGYSPDTVEVMIGQMVNLVRDGQPVRMSKRAGTVITLDDLVDALGVDAARYALLRSSVDTPIDIDLELWSSASSENPVYYVQYAHARLCALARNATDLGLAADTAHLGLLTHEKEGALIRNLGEFPRVVKTAAALREPHRVCRYLEDLAGDYHRFYDSCRVLPQGDEPAGDLNAARLALCAATRQVIGNGLRLLGVGAPERM from the coding sequence GTGACCCCCGCCGACCTCGCTGAGTTGCTGAAGTCCACCGCCGCGACGGTGCTCACCGAGCATGATCTGGACGCCGCCGCGCTGCCTGAGACGGTGACCGTCGAGCGTCCGCGCAATCCCGAACACGGCGACTACGCCACCAATCTGGCCCTTCAGCTGGGCAAAAAGGTCGGCGCCAACCCCCGCGAACTCGCCGGTTGGCTGGCCGAAGCGCTACGCGCCGCCCCTGGCATCGCCGACGCCGAAATCGCCGGCCCGGGCTTTGTGAACCTGCGTATCGACGCGACCGCACAGGGCCAGATCGTGCAGGACGTCCTGGACGCCGGCGACAGCTACGGTGGCGGCGACGAACTGGGCGAGCAGAAGATCAACCTCGAGTTCGTCTCGGCGAACCCGACCGGGCCGATCCACATCGGCGGCACCCGCTGGGCGGCCGTCGGCGACGCACTGGGCCGGATGCTCGCCGCTCGCGGCGCCGAGGTGTGCCGGGAGTACTACTTCAACGACCACGGCGCGCAGATCGATCGGTTCGCCCGCTCGCTGATGGCCGCCGCGCACGGCGAACCGGCCCCGGAGGACGGCTACGCCGGGGACTACATCGCCGACATCGCGCAGCGCGTCATCGCGCGGGTCCCGGACGTGCTGAGCCAGCCGCCCGCCGAGCAGCAGGAGACCTTCCGCTCCGTCGGTGTGGATCTGATGTTCACCCACATCAAGGAATCGCTGCACGAGTTCGGCACCGACTTCGACGTGTTCACCCACGAAGACTCCATGCACACCTCCGGGATGGTCACCGAGGCCATCGCCCGGTTGCGCGCCAACAACGCCATCTACGAGAAGGACGGCGCCACCTGGCTGCGCACCACCGACTACGGCGATGACAAGGACCGTGTCGTCATCAAGAGCGACGGCGAACCGGCCTATATCGCCGGTGACCTGGCCTACTACCTGGACAAGCGGGAACGTGGGTTCGGGCTGTGCATCTACATGCTCGGCGCCGACCACCACGGCTACATCGCCCGGCTCAAGGCCGCCGCCCAGGCGTTCGGCTACAGTCCCGACACCGTCGAGGTGATGATCGGGCAGATGGTCAACCTGGTGCGCGACGGGCAGCCGGTCCGGATGAGCAAACGCGCCGGCACCGTCATCACCCTCGACGACCTGGTCGACGCCCTCGGGGTCGACGCCGCCCGCTACGCCCTACTGCGGTCCTCGGTGGACACTCCGATCGACATCGACCTGGAACTGTGGTCTTCGGCGTCGAGCGAGAACCCGGTGTACTACGTGCAGTACGCGCACGCGCGGCTGTGCGCGCTGGCCCGCAACGCCACCGACCTGGGTCTGGCCGCCGACACCGCGCACCTCGGGTTGCTGACCCACGAGAAGGAGGGCGCGTTGATCCGCAATCTCGGCGAGTTCCCCCGGGTGGTGAAGACCGCCGCGGCATTGCGGGAACCGCACCGGGTGTGCCGCTACCTGGAGGATCTGGCCGGCGACTACCACCGGTTCTACGACTCCTGCCGGGTGCTGCCACAGGGCGACGAGCCCGCCGGCGACCTCAACGCGGCCCGGCTGGCGCTGTGCGCGGCGACCCGCCAGGTGATCGGCAACGGCCTGCGGCTGCTGGGTGTCGGCGCACCGGAGCGGATGTGA
- the lysA gene encoding diaminopimelate decarboxylase produces the protein MSAHPAGPRHADEIHHPGAPARPTGPAEVSALEPNVWPLGAHRGADGEVSLAGASVSALADEYGTPLFVVDENDFRTRCRQIAEAFGGGDHVHYASKAFLCGEIARWVAQEGLSLDVATGGELAVALHAGFPASRITLHGNNKSAEELRAAVEAGVGHVVIDSVTEIDRLDAIAGEAGVVVDVLIRVTVGVEAHTHEFISTAHEDQKFGLSLASGAAMDAVRRVFATDNLRLVGLHSHIGSQIFEVDGFELAAHRVIGLLADVVAEFGVDKTSQMSIVDLGGGLGISYLPNDDPPPVAELAAKLEAIIANESAAVGLPAPKLVVEPGRAIAGPGTVTLYRVGTVKDVAISASAQRRYVSVDGGMSDNIRPSLYGAAYDVRLVSRDSDSDPVLCRIVGKHCESGDIVVRDAWLPGDLAPGDLIAVAATGAYCYSMSSRYNLLGRPAVVAVEDGRSRLVLRRETLEDLLSLEVE, from the coding sequence GTGAGCGCGCATCCCGCCGGGCCCCGGCACGCCGACGAGATCCACCACCCGGGCGCACCCGCCCGGCCGACCGGTCCCGCCGAGGTGTCAGCGCTGGAGCCCAACGTGTGGCCGCTGGGCGCCCACCGCGGCGCCGACGGCGAGGTGAGCCTGGCCGGGGCGTCGGTCAGCGCGCTGGCCGACGAGTACGGCACCCCGCTGTTCGTGGTCGACGAGAACGACTTCCGCACCCGTTGCCGCCAGATCGCCGAGGCGTTCGGCGGCGGCGACCACGTGCACTACGCCTCCAAGGCGTTCCTGTGTGGCGAGATCGCCCGCTGGGTCGCCCAGGAGGGTTTGTCGCTGGACGTGGCCACTGGCGGAGAGCTGGCCGTCGCACTGCACGCCGGGTTCCCGGCGAGCCGAATCACCCTGCACGGCAACAATAAATCCGCCGAAGAGCTCCGCGCCGCCGTCGAGGCCGGTGTCGGGCACGTGGTGATCGACTCGGTCACCGAGATCGACCGACTCGATGCGATCGCCGGCGAGGCCGGCGTCGTCGTCGATGTGCTGATCCGCGTCACCGTCGGGGTCGAGGCGCACACCCACGAGTTCATCTCCACCGCGCATGAAGACCAGAAGTTCGGCCTGTCGCTGGCCAGCGGCGCGGCAATGGACGCGGTGCGCCGCGTCTTCGCCACCGACAATCTGCGCCTGGTCGGCCTGCACAGCCACATCGGCTCCCAGATCTTCGAAGTCGACGGCTTCGAACTGGCCGCGCACCGCGTGATCGGCCTGCTCGCCGACGTAGTCGCCGAGTTCGGCGTCGACAAGACCTCCCAGATGTCCATCGTGGATCTCGGTGGGGGACTGGGTATTTCGTATCTTCCCAACGACGATCCGCCACCGGTGGCTGAGCTGGCCGCGAAGTTGGAGGCCATCATCGCCAATGAGTCGGCGGCCGTCGGGCTGCCGGCGCCCAAGCTGGTCGTCGAACCCGGCCGGGCCATCGCCGGACCCGGGACTGTGACCTTGTACCGGGTTGGGACGGTCAAGGACGTCGCCATCAGCGCCAGCGCGCAGCGCCGGTACGTCAGCGTGGACGGCGGGATGAGCGACAACATCCGGCCGTCGCTGTACGGCGCGGCGTACGACGTCCGGCTGGTCTCGCGCGACAGCGATTCGGATCCGGTTCTCTGCCGAATCGTCGGAAAGCATTGCGAGAGCGGCGATATCGTCGTGCGTGACGCTTGGCTGCCCGGGGATCTGGCGCCCGGCGATCTGATCGCGGTGGCCGCCACCGGTGCCTATTGCTATTCCATGTCGAGCCGGTACAACCTGCTCGGCCGCCCGGCCGTGGTCGCCGTCGAAGACGGTCGGTCGCGGTTGGTTCTGCGTCGCGAGACGCTCGAAGACCTGTTGAGTTTGGAGGTGGAGTGA
- a CDS encoding homoserine dehydrogenase encodes MAKTTVAKTEKPVGVAVLGLGNVGAEVVRIMAESAPDLAARIGAPLELRGVGVRRVAKGRGVPADMLTDDIEELASRDDVDIVVELMGPVEPARKAIMTALENGKSVVTANKALLAQDAGKLAQAAEKVRADLYFEAAVAGAIPVIRPLTQSLAGDRVLRVAGIVNGTTNYILSAMSETGASYDDALAEAGALGYAEADPTADVEGYDAAAKAAILASIAFHTRVQADDVYREGITAVSAEDFASAKALGCTIKLLSICERITNADGSEQVSARVYPALVPLTHPLASVNGAFNAVFVEAAAAGQLMFYGQGAGGAPTASAVMGDLVMAARNRVQGGRGPRESKYARLPIAPIGVVPTRYYLSLNVHDKPGVLSRVASEFANRGVSIAEVRQEGLVDEEGQAIGARIVVLTHRATDAALSETVAALKELDVVSNVASVLRMEGND; translated from the coding sequence GTGGCTAAAACGACCGTGGCGAAAACAGAGAAGCCGGTGGGCGTGGCGGTGCTCGGATTGGGCAACGTCGGCGCCGAGGTAGTCCGCATCATGGCGGAGTCCGCGCCCGATCTGGCGGCGCGCATCGGCGCTCCGCTGGAACTGCGTGGCGTCGGCGTCCGCCGGGTGGCCAAGGGCCGCGGAGTTCCGGCCGACATGCTGACTGACGACATCGAGGAACTGGCCTCCCGTGACGACGTCGACATCGTCGTCGAGCTGATGGGCCCGGTCGAGCCGGCCCGCAAAGCCATCATGACCGCTCTGGAAAACGGCAAATCGGTGGTCACCGCCAACAAGGCGCTGCTGGCCCAGGACGCCGGCAAGCTGGCCCAGGCCGCCGAGAAGGTCCGCGCGGACCTGTATTTCGAAGCCGCGGTGGCCGGCGCCATCCCGGTGATCCGGCCGCTGACCCAGTCGCTGGCCGGTGACCGGGTGCTGCGGGTCGCCGGAATCGTCAACGGCACCACCAACTACATCCTCTCGGCGATGTCCGAGACGGGCGCCTCCTACGACGACGCGCTGGCCGAGGCCGGCGCGCTGGGCTACGCCGAGGCCGATCCGACCGCCGATGTGGAGGGCTACGACGCCGCGGCCAAGGCCGCCATCCTGGCCTCCATCGCGTTCCACACCCGGGTGCAGGCCGACGATGTCTACCGCGAGGGCATCACCGCCGTCAGCGCCGAGGATTTCGCCTCCGCCAAGGCGCTGGGATGCACCATCAAGCTGCTGTCCATCTGTGAGCGGATCACCAACGCCGATGGATCCGAACAGGTTTCGGCCCGGGTCTACCCCGCGCTGGTCCCGCTGACCCACCCGCTGGCGTCGGTGAACGGCGCGTTCAACGCGGTCTTCGTCGAGGCAGCCGCGGCCGGGCAGCTGATGTTCTACGGGCAGGGCGCCGGTGGCGCCCCCACCGCGTCGGCGGTGATGGGCGATCTGGTGATGGCCGCGCGCAACCGGGTGCAGGGCGGCCGCGGGCCGCGCGAGTCCAAATACGCCCGGCTGCCGATCGCCCCGATCGGCGTGGTGCCCACCCGGTACTACCTGAGCCTGAACGTGCACGACAAGCCCGGCGTGCTGTCCCGGGTGGCCTCGGAGTTCGCCAATCGCGGGGTCAGCATCGCCGAGGTGCGTCAGGAAGGCCTGGTGGACGAGGAAGGCCAGGCGATCGGCGCGCGGATCGTGGTGCTCACCCACCGCGCCACCGACGCCGCGCTGTCGGAGACGGTGGCCGCGCTCAAGGAACTGGACGTGGTGTCGAACGTGGCGAGTGTGCTGCGGATGGAAGGAAACGACTGA
- the thrC gene encoding threonine synthase — MTEPVHRPWPGLIEAYRDRLPVAADWTAVTLREGNTPLIPATRISELTGCTVHLKVEGLNPTGSFKDRGMTMAVTDAVHHGQQAVLCASTGNTSASAAAYAARAGITCAVLIPQGKIAMGKLAQAVMHGAKIIQIDGNFDDCLELARKLTADYPTISLVNSVNPVRIEGQKTAAFEIVDALGQAPDIHSLPVGNAGNITAYWKGYNEYYADGVSDRLPKMLGTQAAGAAPLVHGRPVSDPETIATAIRIGSPASWDSAVVAQQDSGGKFLAATDEEILAAYHLVARTEGVFVEPASAASIAGLLKSVEEGWVPKGSTVVCTVTGNGLKDPDTALKGMPQVSAVPVDPSAVVAELGLG, encoded by the coding sequence ATGACCGAACCCGTGCACCGCCCCTGGCCGGGCTTGATCGAGGCGTACCGGGACCGGCTTCCGGTCGCTGCCGACTGGACCGCGGTGACCCTGCGGGAGGGCAACACCCCGCTGATCCCCGCCACCCGCATAAGCGAACTCACCGGCTGCACAGTGCATTTGAAGGTCGAGGGGCTCAACCCGACCGGCTCGTTCAAGGACCGCGGCATGACGATGGCCGTCACCGACGCGGTGCACCACGGCCAGCAGGCCGTGCTGTGCGCCTCGACCGGCAACACCTCCGCCTCGGCTGCGGCGTATGCGGCGCGCGCCGGAATCACCTGCGCGGTGCTGATCCCGCAGGGCAAGATCGCGATGGGAAAGCTGGCCCAGGCCGTCATGCACGGCGCCAAGATCATCCAGATCGACGGCAACTTCGATGATTGCCTGGAGTTGGCCCGTAAGCTGACGGCCGACTACCCGACCATCTCATTGGTCAACAGCGTCAATCCGGTCCGGATCGAAGGTCAGAAGACCGCGGCCTTCGAGATCGTGGACGCCCTCGGACAGGCCCCGGACATCCACTCGCTGCCGGTCGGCAACGCGGGGAACATCACCGCGTACTGGAAGGGCTACAACGAGTATTACGCCGATGGCGTCAGTGACCGGCTGCCCAAGATGTTGGGCACTCAGGCTGCCGGAGCGGCGCCCCTGGTGCACGGCCGGCCGGTGAGCGATCCGGAGACCATCGCGACTGCCATCCGGATCGGTTCGCCGGCCTCGTGGGATTCCGCCGTTGTCGCCCAGCAGGATTCGGGCGGGAAGTTCCTGGCCGCCACCGACGAAGAGATCCTCGCGGCCTACCACCTGGTCGCGCGCACCGAGGGCGTGTTCGTCGAACCCGCCTCCGCGGCGAGCATCGCCGGGCTGCTGAAGTCGGTCGAAGAGGGCTGGGTGCCGAAGGGATCCACGGTGGTGTGCACCGTGACCGGTAACGGGCTCAAGGACCCGGACACCGCGCTGAAGGGTATGCCGCAGGTCTCCGCCGTGCCCGTCGACCCGTCTGCGGTCGTCGCCGAACTCGGGTTGGGGTAA
- the thrB gene encoding homoserine kinase, giving the protein MTTLLPAGISASAVVAASSANLGPGFDSLGLALGLYDEIDVETTDSGLRIEVEGEGAGQVPDGHDHLVVRAIVRGLTTLGLRAPGLIVRCRNAIPHSRGLGSSAAAVVGGLGVANALAEQAGFAPLGEEQLVQLSSEFEGHPDNASASVMGGAVVSWTEAAASGGQPRYRAAGLRLHPDIRIFAGVPQTRSSTAETRGLLPDQIPHTAARFNISRAALLILALTERPELLMAATEDALHQSQRAPAMPASAEYVQVLRRCGVAAVISGAGPSVLALSLSSELPAEAVAFAESAGFRVCELRVGNPLTWGARARSGN; this is encoded by the coding sequence ATGACAACGCTTCTACCGGCTGGAATCAGCGCGAGCGCCGTCGTCGCGGCATCCAGCGCCAATCTTGGCCCAGGCTTCGACTCGCTGGGGCTGGCTCTGGGCCTGTACGACGAAATTGACGTCGAGACAACCGATTCCGGTCTGCGCATCGAGGTCGAGGGGGAGGGTGCCGGTCAGGTTCCCGACGGCCACGACCACCTGGTGGTGCGGGCCATCGTCCGGGGTCTGACCACTCTCGGACTGCGTGCGCCGGGCCTGATTGTCCGGTGTCGCAACGCCATTCCGCACTCCCGTGGGCTCGGGTCGTCCGCTGCCGCGGTGGTGGGCGGGCTCGGGGTGGCCAACGCGCTGGCCGAACAAGCCGGGTTCGCCCCGCTCGGCGAGGAACAGCTTGTCCAGCTGTCCTCGGAGTTCGAGGGGCACCCGGATAACGCGTCGGCGTCGGTGATGGGCGGCGCGGTGGTGTCCTGGACCGAGGCGGCGGCCTCGGGTGGGCAACCGCGGTACCGCGCCGCCGGCCTTCGGTTGCATCCCGACATCCGGATTTTCGCGGGTGTGCCGCAGACCCGATCCTCGACCGCCGAGACCCGCGGGCTGTTGCCGGACCAGATCCCGCACACGGCGGCGCGGTTCAATATCAGCCGGGCGGCGCTGCTGATCCTGGCATTGACCGAACGCCCCGAATTGCTGATGGCCGCCACCGAGGACGCGTTGCACCAGAGTCAACGGGCTCCGGCGATGCCGGCGTCCGCGGAATATGTTCAGGTGCTGCGGCGTTGTGGGGTGGCAGCGGTGATTTCGGGCGCCGGACCGTCGGTGCTCGCCTTGAGTCTGAGCTCGGAATTGCCCGCCGAAGCGGTCGCCTTCGCGGAATCCGCCGGATTCCGCGTTTGCGAACTGCGCGTCGGCAACCCACTGACATGGGGCGCGCGGGCCCGGTCCGGGAACTGA
- the rho gene encoding transcription termination factor Rho gives MTADSAVTSADSPASKSSKSGSLNTMLLPELRALAGQVGVKGVSGMRKGDLVAAIRAQQAGGAAPAKSEPAKAEPAKAEPAKTEAPAAEPAKSEPAKNEPAKNETASNETASNESSDNARAKDDDNKRARGDDTDDNASGEGRRRERRNANREAGAPSGQGGEQRNEGAQQRNEGGQQRNEGAQQRNEGGQQRNDGGQQRGGNANNSNNNAGGNNNSGNNNDDDDGRGGRRGRRFRDRRRRERGGSEGGDTELREDDVVQPVAGILDVLDNYAFVRTSGYLAGQNDVYVSMNMVRKNGLRRGDAVTGAVRVPREGEGGDKNQRQKFNPLVRLDTVNGGPVEAAKNRPEFGKLTPLYPNQRLRLETTPEKLNTRVIDLIMPIGKGQRALIVSPPKAGKTTIMQDIANAITRNNPECHLMVVLVDERPEEVTDMQRSVKGEVIASTFDRPPSDHTQAAELAIERAKRLVEQGKDVVVLLDSITRLGRAYNNASPASGRILSGGVDSTALYPPKRFLGAARNIEDGGSLTIIATAMVETGSTGDTVIFEEFKGTGNAELKLDRKIAERRVFPAVDVNPSGTRKDELLLGPDEFAIVHKLRRVLSGLDSHQAIDLLMSQLRKTKTNYEFLVQVSKTAPGTTNDND, from the coding sequence ATGACGGCAGATAGCGCCGTCACCAGCGCCGATTCGCCGGCGTCGAAGTCTTCCAAATCCGGCTCGTTGAACACGATGCTGCTGCCCGAACTGCGCGCACTGGCCGGACAGGTCGGCGTCAAGGGCGTTTCGGGCATGCGAAAGGGCGACCTGGTCGCCGCCATCCGCGCCCAGCAGGCCGGTGGCGCCGCCCCGGCCAAGTCCGAGCCCGCCAAGGCTGAGCCCGCCAAGGCTGAGCCCGCCAAGACCGAGGCGCCCGCAGCCGAGCCGGCCAAAAGCGAGCCCGCCAAGAACGAGCCCGCCAAGAACGAGACCGCTTCGAACGAGACCGCTTCGAACGAGTCCTCGGACAACGCTCGAGCCAAGGACGACGACAACAAGCGCGCCCGCGGTGACGACACCGACGACAACGCCTCCGGTGAGGGTCGTCGGCGTGAGCGCCGCAACGCCAACCGCGAGGCCGGCGCTCCGTCCGGTCAGGGGGGTGAACAGCGCAACGAGGGCGCCCAGCAGCGCAACGAGGGTGGCCAGCAGCGCAACGAGGGCGCCCAGCAGCGCAACGAGGGTGGCCAGCAGCGTAATGACGGTGGCCAGCAGCGCGGCGGTAACGCCAACAACAGCAATAACAACGCCGGGGGCAACAACAACTCCGGCAACAACAACGATGACGACGACGGCCGCGGTGGCCGCCGCGGACGTCGCTTCCGCGACCGTCGCCGCCGGGAGCGCGGTGGCAGCGAGGGCGGTGACACCGAACTGCGTGAGGACGACGTCGTGCAGCCGGTCGCCGGCATCCTCGACGTGCTGGACAACTACGCCTTCGTCCGCACCTCGGGCTACCTGGCCGGCCAGAACGACGTCTACGTCTCGATGAACATGGTGCGCAAGAACGGGCTGCGCCGTGGTGACGCGGTCACCGGCGCGGTCCGTGTTCCTCGTGAGGGCGAGGGCGGCGACAAGAATCAGCGGCAGAAGTTCAATCCGCTGGTCCGGCTGGACACCGTCAACGGCGGGCCGGTCGAAGCCGCCAAGAACCGTCCCGAGTTCGGCAAGCTGACGCCGCTGTACCCGAACCAGCGGCTGCGTCTGGAGACGACCCCGGAGAAGCTCAACACCCGGGTGATCGACCTGATCATGCCGATCGGCAAAGGCCAGCGCGCGCTGATCGTGTCCCCGCCCAAGGCCGGTAAGACGACGATCATGCAGGACATCGCCAACGCGATCACCCGCAACAACCCCGAATGCCACTTGATGGTGGTGCTGGTCGACGAACGGCCCGAAGAGGTCACCGACATGCAGCGCAGCGTCAAGGGTGAGGTCATCGCCTCCACCTTCGACCGCCCGCCGTCGGATCACACCCAGGCCGCCGAGCTGGCCATCGAGCGGGCCAAGCGCCTGGTCGAGCAGGGCAAGGACGTGGTGGTGCTGCTGGACTCGATCACCCGCCTGGGCCGCGCGTACAACAACGCCTCTCCGGCGTCGGGGCGCATCCTGTCCGGTGGTGTGGACTCCACCGCGCTGTACCCGCCCAAGCGGTTCCTCGGCGCTGCGCGCAACATCGAGGATGGCGGCTCGCTGACCATCATCGCCACCGCGATGGTGGAGACCGGCTCCACCGGTGACACGGTCATCTTCGAGGAGTTCAAGGGCACCGGCAACGCCGAGCTCAAGCTGGACCGCAAGATCGCCGAGCGCCGGGTGTTCCCGGCCGTCGACGTCAACCCGTCCGGCACCCGCAAGGACGAGCTGCTGCTCGGCCCCGACGAGTTCGCGATCGTGCACAAACTGCGCCGCGTGCTGTCCGGGCTGGACTCACACCAGGCCATCGACCTGCTGATGAGCCAGCTGCGCAAGACCAAGACCAACTACGAGTTCCTGGTCCAGGTCTCCAAGACTGCCCCCGGCACGACGAACGACAACGACTGA
- a CDS encoding glyoxalase — translation MATVVPLLPSLDPAATIEFYGALGFRLSCDQRRPYLYLAFALDDLELHFKDPAPRLDARDELSGGALIFLDDLAPLHRRFADGLRAGLGRIPTAGVPRISRFRTGDTRFSLYDPSGNCLLFVVRDEPDIEYGGSRELSGLARAMDNVRIFRDFKNDDQLAARALDAALARRRDQATRIEWAAALADRAELALALDDNATAERMRAELTALDLDESERSQIAVELTALADIERWKS, via the coding sequence ATGGCCACCGTCGTGCCGCTGTTGCCCTCGTTGGACCCCGCCGCGACCATCGAGTTCTACGGAGCCCTCGGGTTCAGGCTCAGCTGTGACCAGCGGCGACCCTACCTGTACCTCGCCTTTGCCCTCGATGACCTCGAACTGCACTTCAAGGACCCCGCGCCGCGGCTCGACGCGCGCGACGAACTATCCGGCGGCGCGCTGATCTTCCTCGACGACCTCGCGCCGCTGCACCGGCGATTCGCGGACGGCCTGCGCGCCGGTCTGGGCCGCATCCCCACCGCCGGGGTCCCGCGGATCAGCAGGTTCCGCACCGGCGACACCCGGTTCAGCCTCTACGACCCGTCCGGCAACTGCCTTCTGTTCGTGGTCCGCGATGAGCCGGATATCGAATACGGCGGCTCGCGGGAACTGTCCGGGCTGGCCAGGGCGATGGACAACGTCCGGATCTTTCGCGACTTCAAGAACGACGATCAGCTCGCCGCGCGGGCGCTGGACGCGGCGCTGGCCCGGCGCCGCGACCAAGCGACCCGGATCGAGTGGGCCGCGGCGCTGGCCGACCGCGCCGAACTGGCGCTCGCACTCGATGACAACGCCACCGCCGAGCGGATGCGCGCGGAACTGACAGCCCTGGACCTCGACGAATCGGAACGGTCGCAAATCGCCGTCGAGCTCACCGCACTGGCCGACATCGAACGCTGGAAGAGCTGA